One genomic region from Chthonomonas calidirosea T49 encodes:
- a CDS encoding FAD-binding protein: protein MSLSETTPAPQTSCLADRPIKPLPSDRLERIEAWGMNTAALAYVFRPSTLEGVQEVFALARSHGRKVCLRGMGRSYGDAALLAENICLDLTRMNRILDWNPHTGRITVEPGATIGDIWRYAIGDGWWPPVVSGTMYVSLGGGAAMNIHGKNNWKVGPIGEHILEFDLLLPTGEIVTCSSERHSDLFYAAIGGFGMLGCFTRLTLQLKRVYSGLLEVDAFSTQNFEDIVEQFERRMDSYDYLVGWIDCFATGRHLGRGLVHAARYLAPGEDPIPAQTLRVENQELPDTLMGIIPKSVMWRCMKPFANNLGMRLVNWARFTAGNTIGNHKRVRQSHAAFAFLLDYVPNWKWAYKPGCLIQYQSFIPAEQAARCFADQLTLCQQMGIVPWLGVFKRHRRDRFLMTHSVDGYSLALDIPMYPHTRARVWALAKQLNQLVLEAGGRFYFAKDSTLDPDTARAYLGEETIARFVKLKRECDPEGLLQSALSRRLFPTLYE from the coding sequence ATGAGTCTTTCAGAAACCACTCCTGCACCGCAAACCTCCTGCTTGGCGGATAGGCCCATCAAGCCTTTGCCCTCCGATCGCTTGGAGCGAATCGAGGCTTGGGGTATGAACACCGCTGCTCTAGCCTATGTCTTTCGCCCTTCCACATTAGAGGGGGTTCAGGAGGTGTTTGCTCTGGCGCGAAGCCATGGGCGTAAAGTCTGCCTACGCGGCATGGGACGCAGCTACGGCGATGCGGCGCTTTTGGCCGAGAACATCTGCCTAGACCTCACCCGCATGAATCGCATTTTAGATTGGAACCCCCACACCGGCCGCATTACCGTGGAACCTGGGGCGACGATTGGCGACATTTGGCGTTACGCCATTGGAGACGGTTGGTGGCCGCCTGTGGTCTCCGGCACAATGTACGTTTCGCTGGGCGGCGGGGCGGCAATGAACATCCATGGCAAAAACAACTGGAAGGTAGGGCCCATCGGGGAGCATATTCTAGAGTTCGATCTTCTGTTGCCGACAGGCGAGATCGTGACCTGTAGCTCGGAGAGGCATTCCGATCTTTTTTATGCGGCCATCGGAGGGTTTGGAATGTTAGGTTGCTTTACCCGCCTAACATTACAGCTCAAGCGCGTCTACAGTGGCCTTTTGGAGGTGGATGCTTTCTCTACTCAAAACTTTGAGGATATCGTGGAGCAGTTTGAACGTCGCATGGATTCGTACGACTACCTTGTTGGCTGGATTGACTGCTTCGCAACAGGGCGACATCTAGGCCGGGGACTGGTACATGCTGCACGGTACCTTGCTCCTGGGGAAGACCCCATTCCTGCGCAAACGCTGCGGGTAGAGAATCAGGAGCTGCCCGATACGTTGATGGGCATCATTCCAAAGTCTGTCATGTGGCGATGCATGAAGCCTTTCGCGAACAACCTGGGCATGCGGCTTGTGAACTGGGCTAGATTCACGGCGGGCAACACCATCGGCAACCACAAGCGGGTGCGGCAATCGCATGCGGCGTTTGCCTTTTTGTTAGATTATGTGCCCAATTGGAAGTGGGCCTACAAACCGGGCTGCCTTATTCAGTATCAAAGCTTCATCCCTGCCGAGCAAGCCGCGCGTTGTTTTGCTGACCAGCTTACTCTTTGCCAACAGATGGGCATCGTACCGTGGTTGGGGGTGTTTAAACGGCATCGGCGCGATCGGTTTCTCATGACCCACAGTGTAGATGGCTATTCGTTGGCGCTGGACATTCCGATGTACCCGCACACGCGAGCGCGGGTATGGGCGTTGGCCAAGCAACTGAATCAGCTTGTGCTGGAGGCGGGTGGGCGCTTTTATTTTGCCAAGGACAGCACCCTCGACCCTGATACCGCGCGCGCCTACCTCGGTGAAGAGACCATCGCCCGTTTTGTGAAGCTAAAAAGGGAGTGCGACCCGGAGGGTTTGCTGCAGAGTGCGCTCTCTCGGCGCCTTTTCCCTACGCTCTACGAGTAG
- a CDS encoding SDR family NAD(P)-dependent oxidoreductase yields MQKSWQHALIIGASSGIGEALARRLASQGCLVAMVARRLEQLERIAEEIAASGAPKPLLYRHDVCEVECVPALFQKITHDLGGLDLIIYSAGIMPILAEHEYSLEKDLATIDVNVRGAVAWLDMAAERFERAGSGTLVGISSVAGDRGRRHFPVYSASKAFLDTYLEGLRNRTGRYGVRVVTVKPGPVDTPLVKGLKNLPFLISADRAAELILKGAHRDGVVYVPRIWRPIMAIVRLIPSFIFKRLNV; encoded by the coding sequence ATGCAGAAGAGCTGGCAACATGCATTGATTATCGGAGCCTCCTCTGGAATTGGGGAGGCGCTGGCGCGGAGGTTAGCATCCCAGGGCTGTTTGGTTGCGATGGTGGCACGGCGCTTGGAGCAGTTGGAGCGGATCGCCGAAGAGATCGCGGCATCTGGTGCTCCCAAACCGCTTCTCTATCGCCATGATGTGTGCGAGGTGGAGTGCGTGCCGGCGCTTTTTCAGAAGATCACCCACGATTTGGGTGGGCTTGATCTTATCATCTATTCTGCCGGAATCATGCCCATTCTTGCAGAGCATGAGTACAGTTTGGAAAAAGACCTTGCGACCATAGATGTGAACGTGCGCGGCGCGGTCGCTTGGTTGGACATGGCGGCGGAGCGCTTTGAACGGGCTGGGTCGGGAACCTTAGTAGGTATCTCATCGGTAGCAGGAGATCGGGGGCGTCGCCATTTTCCGGTCTACAGCGCTTCCAAGGCCTTTTTAGATACCTACTTAGAGGGGCTGCGTAATCGCACAGGGCGCTATGGGGTGCGCGTTGTGACGGTGAAGCCGGGGCCGGTGGACACACCTTTGGTAAAGGGATTGAAGAACTTGCCATTTCTCATCTCAGCAGACAGGGCGGCAGAGTTGATTCTAAAGGGAGCACATCGAGATGGCGTGGTCTATGTACCGCGCATTTGGCGACCGATTATGGCGATTGTGCGCCTCATTCCCTCCTTCATCTTCAAACGCCTTAACGTATAG
- a CDS encoding Crp/Fnr family transcriptional regulator produces MNPIWYLKFYPYQRLLTPEEEENQALWLPPHTPWEIPDDSAKAFIVTSGHMRIVRQMPNHTALTVEVLNPGEIVGTFSVKKDGSDGTEQAIAMADGCKGVLLDRSTLLRRAATWELPPITVRCFIGLSLATLQTHPLHLLFRPLEARIASALLLIAQSGSEEGQGRFLVIPPPPPSLLVISDLAGCNHELAYEVLSRWREQGIVQRPYKWITILDKEALIEIAQTADEQEEHATTTT; encoded by the coding sequence ATGAACCCTATCTGGTACCTTAAATTCTACCCCTATCAACGGCTGCTCACCCCCGAGGAAGAGGAGAACCAAGCGCTTTGGCTACCCCCTCATACGCCATGGGAAATACCTGACGACAGCGCCAAGGCGTTTATTGTGACCTCAGGCCACATGCGCATTGTACGCCAGATGCCCAACCATACCGCCCTTACCGTAGAGGTGCTCAATCCGGGTGAAATTGTGGGCACGTTTTCCGTAAAAAAAGATGGTTCCGACGGAACGGAACAGGCCATCGCGATGGCCGATGGCTGCAAAGGGGTGCTTCTCGACAGAAGCACCTTGTTGCGCAGGGCGGCTACCTGGGAGCTTCCTCCCATCACCGTCCGTTGCTTCATCGGATTATCTTTGGCGACCTTACAGACTCATCCGCTTCATCTGCTTTTTAGACCTTTAGAGGCTCGCATAGCCTCCGCGTTACTGCTTATCGCGCAAAGCGGTTCGGAAGAGGGGCAGGGACGTTTTCTTGTCATCCCACCTCCTCCACCGTCTCTTTTAGTGATATCTGACCTGGCCGGCTGCAACCATGAGCTAGCCTATGAGGTGCTTTCGCGTTGGCGCGAACAGGGTATCGTTCAACGGCCTTATAAATGGATCACCATTCTCGATAAAGAAGCGTTGATAGAGATCGCGCAAACTGCAGATGAACAGGAGGAACATGCGACCACTACCACCTAG
- a CDS encoding NAD(P)-dependent oxidoreductase has product METIGFIGLGRMGAAMATNLLKAGYRLRVYNRTPQKVEPLVAQGAIAAAHPFEVAEPGGIVITMLTNDAALDEIVFGAEGLQDRLGENGVHLSMSTISPQTSRRLAEHHRQHGGHYVAAPVFGRPDAAAAAKLWIVLSGPAEAKMRVQPVLRAMGQGLFDFGEDPGAANIVKLAGNMLIGAAIEAMAEAYTLAEKNGISREALHEMISTTLFACPVYQNYGRMIAHQTYEPVGATATLIRKDMELVLQTAWTSLVPMPLADLVHNRLTARIARGRGDADWAELALEVVEGRS; this is encoded by the coding sequence ATGGAAACGATAGGGTTTATCGGTTTAGGGCGCATGGGCGCCGCCATGGCAACAAACCTGTTGAAGGCCGGTTACCGCCTGCGAGTTTACAACCGGACGCCTCAAAAAGTGGAGCCACTTGTAGCCCAGGGTGCGATCGCTGCCGCGCATCCGTTCGAGGTGGCGGAGCCTGGGGGCATCGTTATCACGATGCTGACAAACGATGCCGCTCTCGATGAGATCGTTTTCGGTGCAGAGGGACTGCAGGATAGGTTAGGGGAGAATGGAGTTCATCTCTCAATGAGCACCATCTCTCCGCAGACTTCGCGTCGTTTGGCAGAACATCATCGGCAACATGGCGGCCACTACGTGGCGGCACCGGTGTTTGGGCGCCCGGATGCGGCTGCTGCAGCGAAGCTCTGGATCGTGTTGTCGGGACCGGCAGAGGCAAAGATGCGGGTTCAGCCTGTGCTGCGGGCTATGGGGCAGGGCCTCTTCGACTTTGGTGAAGACCCCGGTGCAGCCAACATCGTGAAACTTGCCGGCAATATGCTCATTGGTGCGGCCATTGAGGCGATGGCCGAAGCCTATACGTTGGCCGAGAAGAATGGGATCTCGCGTGAGGCCCTTCATGAGATGATCTCCACAACCCTTTTCGCCTGCCCAGTCTATCAGAACTATGGACGCATGATCGCCCACCAGACCTACGAGCCGGTAGGGGCTACCGCAACCCTTATTCGCAAAGATATGGAGCTTGTGTTGCAGACCGCATGGACAAGCCTCGTCCCGATGCCACTCGCCGATCTCGTACACAATCGGCTCACAGCACGGATAGCTCGTGGACGGGGTGATGCCGATTGGGCGGAGCTGGCTCTTGAGGTAGTCGAGGGGCGGAGCTAG
- a CDS encoding methyltransferase family protein produces the protein MSNFSLRATTARMLHRPPREWGAWIFQRRTWLPLLLLPILAIPFGIETNLRFDILAGILLVALGETIRILAVGYAGTITRTRHGRLAPLITAGPYRIVRNPLYIGNLLIFAGLLGLLGRWLWLPLLLPLALGYYHLVVLWEEQHLKRIFGEEYEAYARQVGRWWPRFGNLTPPCIHRFYLAVALRSERGTLGMLMLAVLVCLLYWTILL, from the coding sequence ATGTCAAACTTCTCATTACGCGCCACCACGGCGCGGATGCTTCATCGTCCCCCCCGTGAATGGGGCGCCTGGATATTTCAACGGAGAACGTGGCTTCCCCTTTTGCTTCTTCCTATCTTGGCGATACCTTTTGGCATAGAGACCAATCTGCGCTTCGATATTCTCGCCGGCATCCTCCTAGTCGCCTTGGGCGAAACCATCCGCATTCTTGCCGTTGGCTATGCCGGAACCATCACTCGAACCCGCCATGGACGTCTCGCTCCTCTCATTACCGCCGGGCCCTACCGTATCGTCCGTAACCCCCTCTATATCGGCAATCTGCTTATCTTTGCAGGCCTTCTTGGACTTCTTGGGCGTTGGCTCTGGTTGCCGCTCCTCTTGCCCTTGGCGCTAGGCTACTATCACCTTGTCGTGCTGTGGGAGGAGCAGCATCTGAAACGTATCTTCGGTGAGGAGTACGAGGCCTACGCCCGCCAGGTTGGACGATGGTGGCCCCGGTTTGGAAACCTTACTCCACCCTGCATTCACCGATTCTATCTGGCAGTAGCTCTGCGCAGCGAACGCGGCACGCTGGGAATGTTGATGTTGGCTGTTCTCGTCTGCCTGCTCTACTGGACGATCCTCCTTTAG
- a CDS encoding DinB family protein, which translates to MLPPFVRANLVSALQNTPTVLEALTASVPLGSPIWDIRPDPKRFTLREVLAHLADWEEVFQNRIIRIRDEYLPKLPDLDPDEFAQQHHYAASDPHRQRDLFAERRQATVEIVKGLPNRAWERKGRYMEESPRVKGPMTIESWIAQMVAHDVYHIRQIVDWLAYTQQGRKE; encoded by the coding sequence ATGCTACCCCCTTTTGTGCGCGCCAACTTGGTGAGTGCGTTGCAGAACACACCAACGGTGTTAGAGGCCTTAACGGCCTCTGTGCCGCTTGGGTCGCCTATCTGGGACATACGCCCAGACCCAAAGCGGTTCACTTTGCGCGAAGTTTTAGCACATCTCGCCGATTGGGAAGAGGTCTTTCAAAATCGTATCATCCGCATTCGTGACGAATATCTTCCAAAACTTCCCGACCTCGATCCCGACGAGTTTGCACAGCAACATCACTATGCGGCAAGCGACCCGCATCGGCAGCGCGATCTCTTTGCAGAGCGTCGGCAGGCTACTGTGGAGATCGTTAAGGGGTTGCCGAACAGGGCATGGGAGCGAAAGGGGCGCTACATGGAAGAGAGCCCACGCGTTAAGGGGCCTATGACCATCGAGAGCTGGATCGCTCAGATGGTAGCGCACGATGTCTATCATATTCGGCAGATTGTGGATTGGCTCGCTTATACGCAACAGGGCCGCAAAGAGTAG